Proteins from a genomic interval of Caldicellulosiruptor diazotrophicus:
- a CDS encoding Rne/Rng family ribonuclease, giving the protein MQSEIIVDVSFNQTRVAVLEDKELVEIYIEREDSQSIIGNIYKGVVENILPGMDAAFVNIGQEKNAFLYLGDVNRLEFGDTDEYYEIKTNPLALRCGQEIVVQVIKEGYDQKGPRVTTNITLPGRYLVLLPCTEYVGVSKRIESEEERQRLKEIACKIKPEGMGLIVRTAAEGKSEEVLKSELEFLKNMWKKIKQKSCQSAPVLLYKDYDLVFKAVRDMFTNQVDRFVINDRKKYNKIIEFLSSYAPSLKNKVEYFNLATNIFEYFQIEQKLIKALSKKVWLKSGGYIVIDETEALTVIDVNTGKYVGKNDVAETILKTNLEAAQEIARQLRLRDIGGIIIIDFIDMKNPDHQKIVLDALKEALKKDKTKTVVVDITPLGLVEMTRKKVRQRLSCVMQSNCPYCEGTGKILSPESVAFKALKEIEWYCKNKVEDKFFVEINTKVCEILRKGEIDRIEELEKKYKKKIYVKASSNIHINKFTICPVKDEDHYMALCGWLCEGDEVLAFVEEEDRFNSKNAIGYVNQNRIELDDAADLVGKYIYAKVEKVYGTLSKGKILDVYEVDSEDVKEF; this is encoded by the coding sequence ATGCAAAGTGAAATTATAGTTGATGTAAGTTTTAACCAAACAAGGGTAGCTGTTTTAGAGGATAAAGAGCTTGTCGAGATTTATATTGAAAGGGAGGACAGTCAAAGTATAATAGGGAATATTTACAAAGGGGTAGTTGAAAACATTCTGCCTGGTATGGATGCAGCTTTTGTCAATATTGGTCAGGAGAAAAATGCTTTTTTGTATCTTGGTGATGTGAACAGACTTGAATTTGGGGATACTGATGAGTATTACGAAATAAAAACAAATCCGCTGGCTTTGAGGTGTGGTCAAGAGATAGTTGTACAGGTAATAAAAGAGGGCTATGACCAGAAAGGGCCAAGGGTCACTACAAACATAACGTTGCCGGGAAGATACTTGGTTCTTTTGCCATGTACAGAATATGTTGGTGTTTCAAAAAGGATTGAGAGTGAAGAAGAAAGGCAGAGGCTCAAAGAGATAGCCTGCAAGATAAAACCAGAGGGAATGGGTTTGATTGTCAGAACTGCAGCTGAAGGTAAGAGTGAAGAGGTTTTGAAGAGTGAACTTGAGTTTTTAAAGAATATGTGGAAAAAAATAAAACAAAAAAGCTGTCAGAGTGCTCCTGTTCTTCTTTACAAAGATTATGACCTTGTATTCAAAGCTGTAAGAGACATGTTTACCAACCAGGTTGACAGGTTTGTTATAAACGATAGGAAAAAATATAACAAGATTATAGAATTTTTGTCCTCTTATGCACCGAGTTTGAAAAATAAAGTTGAGTATTTTAACCTTGCGACTAATATATTTGAATATTTTCAGATAGAACAAAAACTTATAAAGGCATTATCGAAAAAAGTGTGGTTAAAAAGTGGTGGTTATATAGTAATAGATGAGACAGAGGCATTGACTGTGATTGACGTCAACACAGGAAAGTATGTTGGCAAGAATGATGTTGCAGAAACAATCTTAAAGACAAATCTTGAAGCTGCACAGGAGATTGCAAGGCAACTAAGGCTCAGAGATATTGGTGGAATAATCATAATTGACTTTATTGATATGAAAAATCCAGATCATCAGAAGATAGTTTTAGATGCTTTAAAAGAGGCCCTAAAAAAAGACAAGACAAAAACTGTTGTTGTTGACATAACGCCTCTTGGGCTTGTTGAGATGACAAGAAAGAAGGTAAGGCAACGACTTTCATGCGTTATGCAATCAAACTGTCCTTACTGTGAGGGTACTGGTAAGATTTTGTCTCCTGAGAGTGTCGCATTTAAAGCATTGAAAGAGATTGAGTGGTATTGCAAAAACAAAGTAGAAGACAAATTCTTTGTTGAGATTAACACAAAAGTATGTGAGATTTTAAGAAAGGGTGAAATTGACAGAATAGAAGAGCTTGAGAAAAAATACAAAAAGAAAATTTATGTCAAAGCTTCTTCAAATATTCACATTAATAAGTTTACTATATGTCCTGTGAAGGATGAAGATCATTACATGGCGTTGTGTGGCTGGCTTTGTGAAGGAGATGAGGTTTTAGCATTTGTTGAGGAAGAAGACAGATTCAATTCCAAAAATGCAATTGGGTATGTAAATCAGAATAGAATAGAGCTTGATGATGCGGCAGACCTTGTTGGCAAGTATATATATGCAAAGGTTGAAAAGGTCTATGGCACACTTTCAAAAGGAAAGATTTTAGATGTATATGAGGTGGATAGCGAGGATGTAAAGGAATTTTAA
- the efp gene encoding elongation factor P — protein MVEAGDFRRGLTIEYDGQIFQVIEFLHVKPGKGAAFVRTKLKNIKTGAVIEKTFRPDERMPLAHIERREMQYLYNDGELYYFMDTQTYEQIALGHDMVGDALKFVKENMTVTVLSHNGVVFGVEPPRFVELEVIDTEPGFKGDTQTGATKPAKVETGAVIQVPLFINVGDKIKIDTSTEEYLSRV, from the coding sequence ATGGTTGAGGCAGGCGATTTTCGAAGAGGATTAACAATAGAGTACGATGGTCAGATATTTCAAGTGATTGAGTTTTTGCATGTAAAACCTGGTAAAGGTGCAGCTTTTGTTCGAACAAAGCTTAAAAATATAAAGACAGGTGCTGTGATTGAAAAGACATTCAGACCAGACGAGAGAATGCCTCTTGCTCACATCGAGAGAAGAGAGATGCAGTATCTTTACAACGACGGTGAACTTTACTATTTCATGGATACACAGACATATGAGCAGATTGCCCTAGGTCATGATATGGTTGGTGATGCACTCAAGTTTGTCAAAGAGAACATGACTGTGACTGTTCTTTCGCACAATGGGGTTGTATTTGGTGTCGAGCCACCAAGATTTGTTGAACTTGAGGTAATAGACACAGAACCTGGCTTTAAAGGTGATACTCAAACAGGTGCAACCAAGCCTGCAAAGGTTGAAACAGGTGCTGTAATTCAGGTTCCGCTTTTCATCAATGTCGGCGATAAAATTAAGATTGACACGTCAACAGAAGAGTATCTATCACGAGTGTAA
- a CDS encoding CD1247 N-terminal domain-containing protein, translated as MENLYEKVAYLRGLAEGLGINEDSKEGKLLLSIIDVLDEFADAINELDVKQAELEDVVDSIDEDLEKLEDEVYENYDEDYDDYYDEEEDEDLVEVTCPNCKVTFYLEEDEYLNEDEIECPNCNEIIYLDELEEELDDEEDDDEYEDEEDDENKKNK; from the coding sequence ATGGAAAATTTGTATGAAAAAGTTGCATATTTGAGAGGACTTGCAGAGGGTTTGGGCATAAATGAGGATTCAAAAGAAGGCAAGCTTCTTCTGAGCATCATTGATGTGCTTGACGAATTTGCAGATGCAATAAACGAGCTTGATGTAAAGCAGGCAGAGCTGGAAGATGTTGTAGACTCAATAGATGAGGATTTAGAAAAGTTAGAAGATGAAGTGTATGAAAACTATGACGAGGATTATGATGACTACTATGATGAGGAAGAAGACGAGGACTTGGTAGAAGTGACTTGTCCAAACTGCAAGGTTACCTTTTATTTAGAAGAAGATGAGTACTTAAACGAGGACGAGATTGAATGTCCTAACTGCAATGAAATAATATATCTTGACGAACTTGAAGAAGAGCTTGACGATGAAGAAGACGATGATGAATATGAAGATGAAGAGGACGATGAGAACAAAAAAAATAAATAA
- a CDS encoding pyridoxal-phosphate-dependent aminotransferase family protein, whose amino-acid sequence MRKPKLLMTPGPTPLPPEVISAMSQQIIHHRTKEFGEIFSRVNENLKKVFQTKNNVLTFAASGTGAMEASAVNFFSEGDTVLVVSVGVFGDRFINICKTFGLNVIEKKYPYGDVANIDEVIEIIESNKDIKGVFITHNETSTGVTNPIEKLARYIKNTDKILIVDAVSSLGAIDLKTDEWGVDVVVTGSQKALMSPPGLAFVSVSEKAWEFYKTSKLRKFYWDFKKYQDNLLKESQDTPFTPAVTLIRAVDAGLRLILDYGLENNFKRHTRLARLTQLAAEKLNLELLPKKEYSSAVITAIKSPEGVDIEKVRKIMNQKYDIMVTGGQATLKGKIIRIGHMGYVDEFDLLKTIECFELALLEVGYKNFEVGDATKAMLQEIAKEVSESK is encoded by the coding sequence ATGAGGAAACCAAAGCTTTTGATGACGCCTGGGCCAACTCCGCTACCACCTGAGGTTATTTCTGCCATGTCACAACAGATTATTCACCATCGCACAAAAGAGTTTGGAGAAATCTTTTCAAGAGTGAATGAAAACTTAAAAAAAGTGTTTCAGACAAAAAACAATGTTTTAACATTTGCAGCGTCAGGAACTGGTGCAATGGAGGCAAGCGCTGTCAATTTCTTTTCTGAAGGTGACACTGTTTTAGTTGTTTCAGTAGGGGTCTTTGGGGATAGGTTTATAAATATATGCAAGACGTTTGGTCTTAATGTAATTGAAAAGAAATATCCTTATGGTGATGTTGCGAATATTGACGAAGTAATTGAAATAATTGAGTCTAACAAAGACATAAAAGGTGTGTTTATTACACACAATGAGACATCAACAGGTGTTACAAATCCTATTGAAAAGCTTGCAAGGTATATCAAAAATACAGACAAGATTTTAATTGTGGACGCTGTAAGTTCACTTGGTGCAATTGATTTAAAGACTGATGAGTGGGGTGTTGATGTAGTTGTTACAGGATCTCAGAAAGCTTTGATGTCCCCACCGGGTCTTGCCTTTGTCTCAGTGTCAGAAAAAGCTTGGGAGTTTTACAAAACGTCAAAACTTAGAAAGTTTTATTGGGATTTTAAAAAGTATCAAGACAATCTTTTAAAGGAAAGTCAGGATACTCCATTCACTCCAGCTGTGACATTAATCAGAGCTGTTGATGCGGGGCTAAGACTAATTTTAGATTATGGACTTGAAAACAATTTTAAACGTCACACACGCCTTGCACGTCTTACTCAGCTTGCTGCTGAAAAGCTTAATTTAGAGCTTCTCCCAAAGAAAGAATACTCATCTGCGGTAATTACTGCAATAAAGTCACCGGAAGGTGTGGATATAGAAAAGGTAAGGAAGATAATGAATCAGAAATATGATATAATGGTAACAGGAGGGCAGGCAACACTTAAAGGAAAGATTATAAGAATAGGTCATATGGGATATGTTGACGAATTTGATCTTTTGAAAACCATAGAATGCTTTGAGCTTGCGCTTTTAGAAGTAGGGTACAAAAACTTTGAAGTTGGTGATGCAACAAAAGCTATGCTTCAGGAAATTGCTAAGGAGGTAAGTGAGAGTAAATGA
- the serA gene encoding phosphoglycerate dehydrogenase translates to MKVLVTERIAKEGIDILKNEGIEVDERLGLSHEEICNIIGEYDALIVRSATKVNEEMIKCGKNLKVIARAGVGIDNVDVESATKQGIIVVNAPDGNIMAAAELTIGLIFSIFRYIPQAYMSCKQGDFRRNKFKGVELYEKTAGIIGFGKIGALVAERLKACGMRVIAFDPYVSDEKFKKYGVEKVDFDTLLRESDLITIHTPKTKETYNLISEKEFKKMKKGVRIVNCARGGVINEKDLYNAIKEGIVAAAALDVLEKEPNFEVEKQDFYNPLLELDNVVITPHLGASTQEAQVNVAVSVAKEVAAVLKGGIAKNAVNLPAFEKEKLEEVMPYLELAEAMGKIFIQAERAFANKIEIVYSGQIDEKAITWLTRALLKGYLEFSVQDTVNYVNSQLLAKEQGIEVVESKTEEAGKFKNMITARFTTNEKVLELSGTVYNNEGRIIDFFGYKVDFKPEKYMLLIQNIDKPGMIGRIGTIVGEYGINIATMQVSRNKKGEKAVMVCEIDGDLPDEAVEKLKNTDGILRVTMAKL, encoded by the coding sequence ATGAAGGTTTTGGTGACTGAGAGGATTGCAAAAGAAGGCATAGATATTCTGAAAAATGAAGGAATTGAGGTTGATGAAAGGCTTGGGCTTTCGCATGAAGAGATTTGCAATATAATTGGTGAATATGATGCTTTGATTGTCAGAAGTGCAACAAAAGTGAACGAAGAGATGATAAAGTGTGGTAAGAACTTAAAAGTGATTGCAAGAGCTGGTGTTGGTATTGACAATGTTGATGTAGAAAGCGCGACAAAACAGGGTATAATTGTTGTCAATGCTCCGGATGGCAATATTATGGCAGCTGCTGAGCTCACAATTGGTCTTATATTTAGCATATTTAGGTACATCCCACAGGCGTACATGTCTTGTAAACAGGGCGATTTTAGAAGAAATAAATTCAAAGGTGTTGAGCTTTACGAAAAAACAGCAGGAATTATTGGTTTTGGAAAGATTGGAGCACTTGTTGCAGAACGACTCAAAGCTTGCGGAATGAGGGTCATTGCATTTGACCCATATGTTTCTGATGAAAAGTTCAAAAAATACGGTGTTGAAAAGGTTGACTTTGACACATTACTTAGAGAATCTGACCTTATTACTATCCACACGCCAAAGACAAAAGAGACGTATAATCTCATTTCAGAAAAAGAGTTCAAAAAGATGAAAAAAGGTGTCAGGATAGTAAACTGTGCGCGTGGCGGTGTTATAAACGAAAAAGATCTTTACAATGCTATAAAAGAAGGCATAGTCGCAGCAGCAGCACTTGATGTTCTTGAAAAAGAACCAAACTTTGAGGTTGAAAAACAGGACTTCTACAACCCACTTTTAGAGCTTGACAATGTGGTAATAACACCTCATCTTGGAGCATCGACACAGGAAGCTCAGGTAAATGTTGCTGTGTCTGTTGCCAAAGAGGTTGCAGCGGTGCTCAAAGGCGGTATTGCTAAAAATGCTGTCAATCTTCCGGCGTTTGAAAAGGAAAAGCTTGAAGAAGTTATGCCATATTTAGAGCTTGCTGAAGCAATGGGAAAGATTTTTATTCAGGCAGAAAGAGCTTTTGCCAATAAAATTGAAATTGTCTACAGCGGACAGATAGATGAGAAAGCAATAACTTGGCTTACACGTGCACTTTTAAAAGGCTATCTTGAATTTTCGGTACAGGATACTGTCAACTATGTAAATTCCCAGCTATTAGCAAAGGAACAGGGAATTGAGGTAGTTGAAAGTAAAACAGAAGAAGCAGGTAAATTTAAAAATATGATAACTGCAAGGTTTACTACAAATGAGAAGGTATTAGAACTTTCTGGAACGGTGTATAACAATGAAGGAAGAATAATTGATTTCTTTGGTTATAAAGTAGATTTCAAACCAGAAAAGTATATGCTTCTTATCCAGAACATAGATAAGCCTGGTATGATAGGCAGAATTGGTACCATAGTGGGTGAATATGGAATCAATATCGCTACAATGCAGGTGTCCAGGAACAAAAAGGGCGAGAAAGCTGTTATGGTATGCGAGATAGACGGTGATCTACCTGATGAGGCTGTAGAAAAGTTAAAAAATACTGATGGAATTTTGAGAGTGACAATGGCAAAACTTTAA
- a CDS encoding DUF1015 domain-containing protein produces MANIKGFRGLRYSPEIELDKCICPPYDIISEEEREELYRKSEYNIIRVEFGKEFENDNQENNKFTRAKEYLDNWIKQGILKFDSKDCIYVLEQEFEVDGKKHVRTGLIVALELVEFEKGIVIPHEFTLSKPKQERLELMRKTHANISSIFGLYEDKTKEIKEILDTIKSKKEDVSYKGIGTFERMWVVSDSDIIEKLRQLFYDKKIFIADGHHRYETALEYKKEMEQKEGKRDNADYNYIMITLTSLEDPGIIILPTHRIVLSSDVEEDIFMEKLKADFEIEQGDYKNLKEKLEAKKKYAFLVYTYNHNFYLITLKEPEDSLKEIEGSKAYKNLDVVILQKLVFNKVLEITDEDILYQRNIKYTKSIEELIETVNKGAKYGFILNPTLVEELKDVSLSGEKMPQKSTYFYPKLMTGNVIYVHLK; encoded by the coding sequence ATGGCTAACATCAAAGGGTTTAGAGGTTTGAGATATTCGCCTGAAATTGAACTTGACAAGTGCATATGTCCTCCTTACGATATTATTTCTGAAGAGGAAAGAGAAGAACTTTATAGAAAGAGCGAATACAATATAATACGAGTTGAGTTTGGGAAAGAGTTTGAGAATGATAACCAGGAGAATAACAAGTTTACTCGTGCAAAAGAATACTTAGATAACTGGATAAAGCAAGGAATTTTGAAATTTGACTCAAAAGATTGCATTTATGTTCTTGAACAGGAATTTGAAGTGGATGGGAAGAAGCATGTTCGCACAGGGCTAATTGTTGCTCTTGAGCTTGTTGAATTTGAAAAAGGTATAGTTATACCTCATGAATTTACGCTTTCAAAACCGAAACAAGAAAGACTTGAGCTTATGCGAAAGACACATGCTAATATAAGCAGTATATTTGGACTTTATGAGGATAAGACAAAAGAAATTAAAGAAATTTTAGATACAATAAAATCGAAAAAAGAAGATGTTTCTTATAAGGGCATTGGTACATTTGAGAGAATGTGGGTTGTATCTGACAGTGATATAATTGAGAAATTGAGACAGCTTTTTTATGATAAGAAGATATTTATTGCAGATGGTCACCACAGGTATGAAACAGCACTTGAATATAAGAAAGAGATGGAACAGAAAGAAGGCAAACGAGATAATGCAGATTATAACTATATAATGATTACACTAACAAGTTTAGAAGACCCAGGAATAATTATTTTGCCTACACATAGAATTGTTCTTTCATCGGATGTTGAAGAAGATATATTTATGGAAAAGTTAAAAGCAGATTTTGAAATTGAACAAGGGGATTACAAAAACTTAAAAGAGAAATTAGAAGCAAAGAAAAAATATGCATTTTTAGTTTACACATATAATCATAATTTCTATCTAATTACATTAAAAGAACCTGAAGATTCCTTAAAAGAGATTGAAGGAAGTAAAGCTTATAAAAATCTTGATGTTGTGATATTACAAAAACTTGTTTTTAATAAAGTTCTTGAAATTACAGATGAAGATATTCTATACCAGAGAAACATAAAGTATACCAAGTCTATTGAAGAGTTAATAGAAACAGTAAACAAGGGTGCAAAATATGGATTTATTTTAAATCCAACGCTTGTTGAGGAATTAAAAGATGTATCTTTAAGCGGCGAAAAGATGCCTCAAAAATCCACATACTTTTATCCGAAGCTTATGACAGGAAATGTAATATATGTTCATTTAAAGTAA
- a CDS encoding Cof-type HAD-IIB family hydrolase has translation MIKLVATDIDDTLLSKELTITEKNLKAIEFLKKNNIILILASGRPYPSVKKVAYELENFYPMITYQGALVYDPKTDQKLYGCEISPDSAKELVRLAKDVDIHIHIYIDNIWYVEAMNEKTEYYKNLTKLEPHIVENLLEVIERPVTKVLFFDEHERLKALKESLPEDFTKKFNIMFSKPFFLEFTDINVSKGNALKFLIEYYGLKREEVMAIGDGDNDISMIEYAGIGVAVENAVEELKEAADFVVAKSDDSGFAQAIEKVFNVHF, from the coding sequence ATGATCAAACTTGTTGCAACAGATATAGATGATACGTTACTATCAAAGGAGTTAACAATAACTGAAAAAAATTTAAAAGCTATTGAATTTTTAAAGAAAAACAATATTATTTTGATATTAGCTTCAGGAAGGCCTTATCCTTCTGTTAAAAAAGTGGCGTATGAACTTGAGAATTTTTACCCAATGATAACATACCAGGGCGCACTTGTTTATGACCCCAAAACTGATCAAAAACTTTATGGTTGTGAGATTAGCCCAGATAGTGCAAAAGAACTTGTAAGGCTTGCAAAAGATGTAGATATTCACATTCACATTTACATTGACAATATATGGTATGTTGAAGCTATGAACGAAAAGACAGAGTATTACAAAAATCTTACAAAACTTGAGCCACATATAGTTGAAAATTTACTTGAAGTTATCGAAAGACCTGTTACAAAAGTTTTGTTTTTTGATGAACATGAAAGATTGAAAGCGTTAAAAGAAAGTCTTCCAGAGGATTTTACCAAAAAATTTAACATAATGTTTTCAAAACCCTTCTTCTTGGAATTTACAGATATAAATGTTTCAAAGGGAAATGCACTTAAGTTTTTGATCGAGTACTATGGTTTGAAAAGAGAAGAGGTTATGGCAATTGGTGATGGTGACAATGACATTTCAATGATTGAATATGCAGGGATAGGGGTTGCTGTTGAAAATGCAGTTGAAGAGTTAAAAGAGGCTGCTGACTTTGTTGTTGCAAAAAGTGATGATAGCGGTTTTGCACAGGCTATAGAAAAAGTATTCAACGTTCATTTTTAA
- the speD gene encoding adenosylmethionine decarboxylase: MHALGRHIIAELYGCDKEVLNNRELIEKIMVESALKAGAEVREVAFHKFSPQGVSGVVVISESHLTIHTWPELGYAAVDVFTCGERVDPWQACNYITEMLKASHMTTTEVKRGLFEQPVKVANL; this comes from the coding sequence ATGCACGCATTGGGCAGGCACATAATAGCAGAGCTTTACGGGTGTGACAAGGAAGTGCTCAACAACCGCGAGCTGATTGAGAAGATAATGGTAGAATCAGCGCTCAAAGCAGGTGCAGAGGTAAGAGAGGTAGCATTCCACAAGTTTTCACCACAGGGTGTAAGTGGGGTTGTTGTAATATCTGAGTCACACCTGACAATTCACACATGGCCAGAGCTTGGCTATGCAGCAGTTGATGTATTTACATGCGGCGAGAGAGTCGACCCGTGGCAAGCTTGCAACTACATCACAGAGATGCTCAAAGCAAGCCACATGACAACTACAGAGGTAAAAAGAGGTTTGTTCGAACAACCTGTCAAGGTAGCAAACCTGTAA
- a CDS encoding carbohydrate kinase family protein — protein MKVVCYGEVLIDFLNVKDNLFEANPGGAPANVAAAVAKFGGKSYLISQVGNDMFGKMIIDSLSACGVDISNVKMTDEYFTTLAFVKLNSKGERSFSFSRKYGADVYLKVEDIDMNIVKSADIFHFGSLSMTYEQNKRTTLELLRIARQSGSTISYDPNYRSSLWESQKKALETMIEPVENGFVDILKMSEEEVLLYEKGVNYFYNRIKDKVKIFLVTFGEKGSMVFFKGKSYFVDTIKVDVVDTTGCGDCFVGMFLHEILKSLPVENLSEDEIVNIVKKANIAGALCATKKGAIPAIPEYSEVLERL, from the coding sequence TTGAAAGTTGTCTGCTACGGAGAGGTTTTAATAGATTTTTTGAATGTAAAAGATAACCTATTTGAAGCAAACCCGGGCGGTGCACCGGCAAATGTGGCAGCAGCAGTTGCAAAGTTTGGAGGAAAATCGTATTTAATCTCACAGGTTGGGAATGACATGTTTGGCAAAATGATTATAGATAGCCTTTCTGCCTGTGGTGTTGATATTTCAAATGTTAAAATGACAGATGAATATTTCACAACACTTGCGTTTGTAAAGCTAAATAGCAAAGGTGAAAGGTCTTTTTCGTTCTCAAGAAAATATGGTGCAGATGTTTACCTAAAAGTGGAAGATATTGATATGAATATCGTAAAGTCAGCTGATATATTTCACTTTGGCTCACTTTCAATGACATATGAACAAAACAAAAGAACCACCTTAGAGCTTTTAAGGATTGCAAGACAAAGTGGCAGCACAATCTCATATGACCCAAACTACAGAAGTAGCCTGTGGGAAAGCCAAAAAAAGGCTTTAGAGACCATGATTGAACCTGTTGAAAATGGGTTTGTGGATATTCTGAAAATGTCCGAGGAAGAGGTTTTGTTATATGAAAAGGGTGTAAATTACTTTTATAACCGAATAAAAGACAAGGTAAAGATTTTCCTTGTGACATTTGGCGAAAAGGGTAGCATGGTTTTCTTTAAAGGAAAGTCATATTTTGTTGATACAATAAAGGTTGATGTTGTTGACACAACTGGATGTGGAGACTGTTTTGTCGGCATGTTTTTGCATGAAATCTTAAAATCTTTGCCAGTTGAAAATCTATCAGAAGATGAAATTGTAAATATTGTAAAAAAAGCAAACATAGCAGGTGCTCTGTGTGCAACCAAAAAAGGTGCTATTCCTGCAATTCCTGAGTACAGTGAAGTTTTAGAAAGGCTTTGA
- a CDS encoding ACT domain-containing protein — protein MRAIITVVGKDKVGIIAAISSLLAQNNVNILDISQTIMQGFFTMIMLVDLKECKLKFSELKELLMKKGQEIGVDVNMQHEDLFNSINRI, from the coding sequence ATGAGAGCAATAATAACAGTTGTTGGTAAAGATAAAGTTGGCATAATTGCAGCAATCTCGAGCTTACTTGCCCAGAACAATGTAAATATTCTTGATATAAGCCAGACAATTATGCAGGGATTTTTTACTATGATAATGCTTGTTGACCTAAAAGAGTGCAAATTGAAGTTTTCTGAGCTGAAAGAACTTCTCATGAAAAAAGGGCAGGAAATAGGCGTTGATGTAAATATGCAGCACGAAGACCTTTTCAATAGCATAAACAGGATATAG
- a CDS encoding PFL family protein encodes MFTSQEIIETINMVKQSNLDIRTITVGISLFDCCSDIPQRFIDNMRKKIIKYAGNLRNVANEIEDMFGLPIVNRRVALTPISLLTFSYSYEDLIKVAVAIDEIAKELEVDLIGGYSAAVHKSYDENTKKFISSIPDALASTERLCSSVDVGTTRSGINLDVIAYLGFIIKDIAQKTKDKDSFGCARFVVFANAPDDNPFMAGAFHGTGEGDCCINVGISGPGVVKRALEEKKDASIDEIYETIKKMAFKITRAGQLVMQYASKKLQIPAGIVDLSLAPTPKVGDSIAEILEEMGLEKVGGYGTTFALALLNDAVKKGGAMAATFTGGLSGAFIPVSEDSGMVRAVEAGALSIEKLEAMTSVCSVGLDMIVVPGDVEAEVISAIIADEIAIGVYNNKTTAVRVIPAYGKKEGDEVNFGGLLGRSKVMSINRSSPKRLIERGGRVPPPIISLRN; translated from the coding sequence ATGTTCACATCACAGGAGATAATTGAAACTATTAATATGGTAAAGCAAAGCAACTTGGATATTCGAACAATCACAGTTGGGATAAGTCTTTTTGATTGTTGCTCAGACATTCCACAGAGGTTTATTGATAACATGAGAAAAAAGATTATAAAATATGCGGGAAATCTCAGAAATGTGGCAAATGAGATTGAGGATATGTTTGGACTTCCAATTGTCAACAGAAGGGTAGCTCTTACACCTATTTCTCTTTTGACCTTTTCTTATTCATATGAAGATCTGATAAAGGTAGCAGTAGCCATTGATGAGATTGCCAAAGAGCTTGAGGTTGATCTGATAGGTGGTTACTCTGCGGCTGTTCACAAAAGCTATGATGAAAATACTAAAAAATTCATATCTTCTATTCCAGATGCATTGGCATCAACAGAAAGGCTTTGTTCTTCGGTTGACGTTGGCACAACAAGGTCGGGTATTAACCTTGATGTGATTGCCTATCTTGGGTTTATAATAAAAGATATTGCACAAAAAACAAAGGATAAAGACAGTTTCGGATGTGCAAGGTTTGTTGTATTTGCAAACGCACCAGATGATAATCCATTTATGGCAGGTGCGTTTCATGGGACAGGCGAGGGAGATTGTTGCATAAATGTGGGAATTTCAGGCCCTGGTGTTGTGAAAAGAGCATTGGAAGAGAAGAAAGATGCTTCAATTGATGAGATTTATGAGACAATAAAAAAGATGGCATTTAAAATAACAAGGGCTGGTCAGCTTGTTATGCAGTATGCAAGCAAAAAGCTCCAAATTCCAGCCGGGATTGTAGATTTGTCGCTTGCACCAACACCGAAAGTTGGTGATAGCATTGCAGAGATACTTGAAGAGATGGGACTTGAAAAGGTTGGCGGATATGGCACAACATTTGCTTTAGCGCTTTTGAATGATGCTGTAAAAAAGGGCGGAGCGATGGCTGCAACATTTACAGGTGGACTTTCTGGAGCATTTATACCTGTATCAGAAGACTCTGGAATGGTAAGGGCTGTTGAGGCAGGAGCACTATCGATAGAAAAACTTGAGGCAATGACAAGTGTATGTTCTGTCGGTCTTGATATGATAGTTGTGCCAGGCGATGTAGAAGCTGAAGTTATCTCTGCTATAATTGCAGATGAGATTGCGATTGGCGTTTACAACAACAAAACAACAGCTGTGCGCGTGATTCCTGCATATGGCAAAAAAGAAGGGGATGAGGTCAACTTTGGTGGGCTTTTAGGAAGATCAAAGGTGATGAGTATCAACAGAAGTTCACCAAAAAGGTTGATTGAACGTGGAGGAAGAGTTCCACCACCTATAATTTCGCTGAGAAATTAA